Proteins from one Rosa chinensis cultivar Old Blush chromosome 7, RchiOBHm-V2, whole genome shotgun sequence genomic window:
- the LOC112180301 gene encoding uncharacterized protein LOC112180301: MASSSKTASPSSSARQWKYDVFLSFRGPDTRKSITSEIYDRPQNRRGIKTFLDDQDLEVGDAISPSLLTAIEESSGSAAIDMECPSLQHLYVEDCPHVPASAYDFGSNNQVILNDPLHYASQQATKFCTPLSAWDTLKSRLKVREKILTSMEPEMMQRAVEFTGKMSQIIQTKPEFLKKFLPSSLAKPELLEMMPRLMELLNGILIEKNPESMENLIALANITLDLMNHIPAEISEMMDLMTKLMEDTNFIKSLPGIVENIPGIMNLPRIIEDFPRLFEILPMTGSVENMPGIMEDFAQLIENSPQMVESLKDFAQSVENFLNLPQMIECIVYLRTLDPTVLRLNNNVKIKHGLVTR; the protein is encoded by the exons ATGGCATCAAGCTCTAAAACAGCCTCTCCGTCATCATCAGCTCGTCAGTGGAAGTATgatgtgtttttgagttttagggGTCCTGACACTCGCAAGAGTATCACATCCGAAATATATGATCGACCGCAAAACAGGAGAGGAATTAAAACATTCCTGGATGATCAAGATCTCGAGGTAGGGGATGCTATTTCTCCCAGTCTCCTAACAGCAATTGAAGAATCAAG TGGTAGTGCTGCTATTGATATGGAGTGTCCTTCATTGCAACACTTGTATGTGGAAGACTGCCCTCATGTTCCGGCCTCTGCTTATGACTTCGGGAGCAATAACCAAGTCATACTGAATGATCCTCTGCATTACGCATCTCAGCAAGCCACGAA ATTTTGCACACCCCTATCAGCATGGGATACTCTCAAGTCACGTCTCAAGGTCAGGGAAAAGATCTTAACATCGATGGAGCCTGAAATGATGCAGAGGGCGGTTGAATTCACGGGGAAGATGTCTCAAATCATACAGACGAAGCCCGAATTTTTAAAGAAGTTTTTACCTAGTTCGTTAGCGAAGCCTGAATTGTTGGAGATGATGCCTAGACTAATGGAGTTGCTGAATGGAATTTTGATAGAGAAGAATCCTGAATCGATGGAGAATCTTATAGCATTGGCGAATATCACTCTTGATCTTATGAATCATATACCTGCTGAGATTAGTGAGATGATGGATCTGATGACTAAATTGATGGAGGATACGAACTTTATCAAGTCCTTGCCTGGAATCGTGGAGAACATCCCTGGAATCATGAACTTGCCTCGAATCATAGAGGACTTTCCTCGATTGTTTGAGATTTTGCCAATGACTGGATCGGTGGAGAATATGCCTGGAATCATGGAGGACTTTGctcaattgattgagaattcACCTCAGATGGTTGAATCATTGAAGGACTTTGCTCAATCGgttgagaattttctgaatttgccTCAAATGATTGAATGCATAGTGTACTTGAGAACTCTCGACCCAACAGTACTTCGGCTGAACAATAATGTTAAAATCAAACATGGACTTGTCACACGTTAA